The proteins below come from a single Juglans regia cultivar Chandler chromosome 12, Walnut 2.0, whole genome shotgun sequence genomic window:
- the LOC109008979 gene encoding aminodeoxychorismate synthase, chloroplastic isoform X3 has protein sequence MLGGCRHCFNLIGICLRLLLECRDIPILGVCLGHQALGYVHGAQVVHASEPVHGRLSEIQHNGCQLFHDIPSGRTSGFKVVRYHSLVIDPESLPEELIPIAWTSSSDALSFLETRKSNTISDDCESQIGCSRSAKSFLECENGSRRPFVLSDKSKRVIMGIMHSSRPHYGLQFHPESVATHYGRQIFSNFRKITEDYWLRLRPYTARMQVPCASQLFREVPRSRHIVNNAGDQLYRKASQISQLTHNAYKKSYSGVSNMVNISHPSTDVRFLRLEWRKFDHLASQVGGAQSIFCELFGHHKAENTFWLDSSSIEKKRARFSFMGGKGGSLWKQLTYRLSDQSDMTFKGGGYLLIEDAHGSTKSKCLEEGFLDFLNKELLSFRYEEKDYEGLPFDFHGGYIGYLGYNLKAECGVVSNRHKSRSPDACFFFADNLLVVDHYNDDVYILCLREECTAMTSWLDSTEEKLFSLKLSAIRLEEQNFQVANFSPFEAGFRAEKSREQYMEDVEKSLRYIKDGESYELCLTTQIRKSIGEIDSLGLYLHLRQKNPAPYAAWLNFSKENLCVCCSSPERFLRLDRNGTLEAKPIKGTVARGETVEDDEQRKLQLQYSEKDQAENLMIVDLLRNDLGRVCEPGSVHVPHLMDVESYATVHTMVSTIRGKKKSEVSVVDCVRAAFPGGSMTGAPKLRSMELLDCLESSSRGIYSGSIGFFSYNQTFDLNIVIRTVVVHEGEASIGAGGAIVALSNPEAEYEEMILKTRAPAKAVMEFL, from the exons ATGCTCGGCGGATGTAG ACATTGTTTCAATCTTATAGGAATATGCCTTCGTTTGCTGCTTGAGTGCCGGGATATCCCCATTTTGGGTGTTTGCCTTGGACACCAG GCATTAGGTTATGTGCACGGTGCTCAAGTTGTCCATGCATCTGAACCAGTCCATGGACGTCTGAG TGAAATACAGCATAATGGGTGCCAACTGTTTCATGACATTCCTTCTGGAAGAACTTCAGGGTTCAAG GTGGTTCGATATCATTCACTTGTAATAGATCCTGAATCTCTCCCAGAGGAACTCATTCCTATAGCTTGGACCTCTTCCAGCGATGCACTTTCTTTTCTTGAGACCCGTAAGTCTAACACTATCTCAGATGATTGTGAGAGTCAGATTGGATGTAGTAGGTCTGCAAAATCTTTTTTGGAATGTGAAAATGGAAGTCGCCGGCCTTTCGTCTTGTCTGACAAAAGCAAAAGAGTTATCATGGGCATCATGCACTCTTCCAGGCCACATTATGGTTTGCAG TTTCATCCAGAGAGTGTTGCTACACATTATGGGAGGCAAATATTCAGTAACTTTAGAAAGATAACAGAGGATTACTGGCTGAGATTGAGGCCATACACTG CACGCATGCAGGTACCCTGTGCCAGTCAACTGTTCAGAGAAGTTCCTAGAAGTAGGCATATAGTGAATAATGCAGGTGACCAATTATACAGAAAAGCTTCCCAAATTAGCCAATTAACACATAATGCATATAAGAAGAGTTATTCTGGTGTGTCCAACATGGTAAATATTTCCCATCCAAGCACTGATGTTAGATTTCTGAGACTTGAATGGAGGAAATTTGATCACTTGGCCAGCCAAGTTGGCGGGGCACAAAGTATATTTTGTGAATTGTTTGGACATCATAAAGCTGAAAACACCTTTTGGTTGGACAGTTCTTCAATAGAAAAG AAAAGAGCACGCTTTTCATTCATGGGGGGGAAAGGTGGGTCTCTTTGGAAGCAGTTGACATACAGATTATCTGATCAAAG TGATATGACTTTTAAAGGTGGAGGTTATTTATTGATTGAGGATGCTCATGGCTCTACCAAAAGCAAATGCTTGGAAGAAggttttcttgattttttgaaCAAG GAGCTTCTGTCCTTCCGTTACGAAGAGAAAGATTATGAAGGACTTCCCTTCGACTTTCATGGTGGATATATTGGTTATCTCGG GTATAACCTTAAAGCTGAATGCGGTGTTGTATCTAACCGCCACAAATCTAGGTCTCCAGATGCTTGCTTTTTCTTTGCTGATAATCTTCTTGTTGTTGATCACTACAATGATGATGTTTACATATTGTGTCTACGTGAGGAATGCACAGCCATGACATCATGGTTGGATAGTACGGAAGAGAAGCTTTTCAGCTTAAAACTGTCTGCGATAAGGCTAGAAGAGCAGAATTTCCAGGTTGCAAATTTTTCTCCATTTGAGGCAGGCTTTCGTGCTGAGAAATCAAGAGAGCAATATATGGAGGATGTCGAAAAGTCTCTGAGATACATCAAAGATGGAGAAAGCTATGAGTTATGTCTCACAACTCAGATTAGAAAAAGTATTGGGGAAATAGATTCCCTGGGACTTTACCTTCACCTAAGACAAAAAAACCCAGCACCATATGCTGCCTGGCTTAATTTTTCGAAGGAAAATTTATGTGTCTGCTGTTCCTCCCCTGAGAGGTTCCTTCGACTGGACAGAAATGGTACATTGGAAGCCAAGCCTATTAAGGGTACTGTGGCCCGTGGCGAGACAGTGGAGGATGATGAACAACGCAAGCTGCAACTGCAATATAG TGAAAAGGATCAGGCCGAGAATTTAATGATTGTTGATCTTCTAAGGAATGACCTTGGCCGTGTCTGCGAGCCTGGCTCTGTTCATGTGCCCCATCTTATGGATGTGGAATCATATGCGACTGTTCACACCATGGTGAGTACAATCCGTGGAAAAAAGAAGTCGGAGGTAAGTGTAGTTGACTGTGTGAGAGCTGCATTTCCAGGTGGCTCAATGACAGGTGCACCAAAGTTGAGATCAATGGAACTGCTCGATTGTCTTGAAAGCAGTTCACGAGGGATCTACTCGGGCTCCATTGGATTTTTCTCATATAACCAGACATTCGATCTGAATATCGTTATACGAACAGTAGTTGTGCATGAAGGTGAAGCTTCGATAGGAGCAGGAGGGGCCATTGTGGCTCTATCCAATCCAGAAGCCGAGTACGaagaaatgattttgaaaacacgaGCTCCGGCAAAGGCTGTGATGGAATTTCTCTAG
- the LOC109006875 gene encoding chlorophyll a-b binding protein 6, chloroplastic-like, which produces MASNTLMSYGIATSTAFPSVLSSSKSKFAAALPLPSVGANASSRFTMSAEWMPGQPRPPHLDGSAPGDFGFDPLGLGAVPENLERFKESELIHCRWAMLAVPGILVPEALGLGNWVQAQEWAAVPGGQATYLGNPVPWGTLPTILVIEFLAIAFVEHQRSMEKDPEKKKYPGGAFDPLGYSKDPEKLKEYKVKEIKNGRLALLAFVGFCVQQSAYPGTGPLENLATHLADPWHNNIGDIIIPRSLYP; this is translated from the exons ATGGCTTCCAACACATTGATGAGCTATGGCATAGCCACCAGTACGGCATTCCCATCagtcctctcttcctcaaagtCCAAATTCGCCGCCGCTCTCCCACTTCCTAGTGTTGGTGCCAATGCGTCGTCCCGCTTTACCATGTCCGCCGAGTGGATGCCGGGCCAGCCTCGACCTCCACACCTCGATGGCTCTGCACCCGG CGACTTCGGATTTGATCCACTGGGGCTTGGTGCAGTCCCAGAGAACCTTGAAAGATTCAAGGAATCAGAACTTATTCACTGCAGATGGGCTATGCTTGCCGTT CCTGGAATCCTAGTACCAGAGGCCTTGGGTTTGGGTAACTGGGTGCAAGCTCAAGAGTGGGCTGCTGTTCCAGGAGGTCAAGCCACCTACTTGGGAAACCCAGTGCCATGGGGTACACTCCCTACCATCTTGGTCATTGAATTCCTCGCCATCGCCTTTGTAGAGCACCAACGCAGCATGGAGAAAGACCCCGAGAAAAAGAAGTACCCTGGCGGTGCTTTTGATCCCTTGGGCTACTCCAAGGACCCCGAAAAGCTCAAGGAATACAAGGTCAAAGAGATAAAAAATG GCCGGCTTGCACTGTTGGCTTTTGTGGGTTTCTGTGTTCAACAATCAGCTTACCCAGGAACCGGACCACTGGAGAACTTGGCTACTCACTTGGCTGACCCATGGCACAACAACATTGGGGATATCATCATCCCCAGATCACTCTATCCTTGA
- the LOC109008979 gene encoding aminodeoxychorismate synthase, chloroplastic isoform X1: MSFSLCSSSSELKYHCVEGLRHSNVNPPVSKPSVRVGNSTRRDNIQMSDRDPRKIAVSNHVMPGQLEGPYLLKKPLERPSEKLEYVRTLLIDNYDSYTYNIYQELSIVNGFLKMLLQLRRGNHRAIEVPPVVVQNDEWTWKDVCHYLYEENAFDNIVISPGPGSPTCSADVGICLRLLLECRDIPILGVCLGHQALGYVHGAQVVHASEPVHGRLSEIQHNGCQLFHDIPSGRTSGFKVVRYHSLVIDPESLPEELIPIAWTSSSDALSFLETRKSNTISDDCESQIGCSRSAKSFLECENGSRRPFVLSDKSKRVIMGIMHSSRPHYGLQFHPESVATHYGRQIFSNFRKITEDYWLRLRPYTARMQVPCASQLFREVPRSRHIVNNAGDQLYRKASQISQLTHNAYKKSYSGVSNMVNISHPSTDVRFLRLEWRKFDHLASQVGGAQSIFCELFGHHKAENTFWLDSSSIEKKRARFSFMGGKGGSLWKQLTYRLSDQSDMTFKGGGYLLIEDAHGSTKSKCLEEGFLDFLNKELLSFRYEEKDYEGLPFDFHGGYIGYLGYNLKAECGVVSNRHKSRSPDACFFFADNLLVVDHYNDDVYILCLREECTAMTSWLDSTEEKLFSLKLSAIRLEEQNFQVANFSPFEAGFRAEKSREQYMEDVEKSLRYIKDGESYELCLTTQIRKSIGEIDSLGLYLHLRQKNPAPYAAWLNFSKENLCVCCSSPERFLRLDRNGTLEAKPIKGTVARGETVEDDEQRKLQLQYSEKDQAENLMIVDLLRNDLGRVCEPGSVHVPHLMDVESYATVHTMVSTIRGKKKSEVSVVDCVRAAFPGGSMTGAPKLRSMELLDCLESSSRGIYSGSIGFFSYNQTFDLNIVIRTVVVHEGEASIGAGGAIVALSNPEAEYEEMILKTRAPAKAVMEFL; this comes from the exons ATGAGTTTCTCTCTGTGTTCATCATCTTCCGAGCTAAAATATCACTGTGTTGAGGGACTGCGGCATTCAAATGTAAATCCACCAGTGTCCAAACCTTCTGTAAGGGTTGGTAATTCTACTAGAAGGGATAATATTCAAATGTCCGATCGTGATCCTAGGAAAATTGCTGTTTCAAACCACGTAATGCCAGGGCAATTAGAAGGACCATACCTTCTAAAGAAACCGCTAGAAAGGCCTAGTGAGAAGCTTGAGTATGTGAGGACATTGTTGATTGACAACTATGATAGCTACACATACAATATTTACCAGGAGTTATCTATTGTTAATGGgt ttttgaaaatgttgCTGCAACTTCGAAGGGGAAACCATAGAGCCATTGAAG TGCCTCCTGTGGTGGTGCAAAATGATGAATGGACTTGGAAGGATGTTTGCCACTACTTGTACGAGGAAAATgcatttgataatattgttatatcACCAGGACCTGGTTCTCCAACATGCTCGGCGGATGTAG GAATATGCCTTCGTTTGCTGCTTGAGTGCCGGGATATCCCCATTTTGGGTGTTTGCCTTGGACACCAG GCATTAGGTTATGTGCACGGTGCTCAAGTTGTCCATGCATCTGAACCAGTCCATGGACGTCTGAG TGAAATACAGCATAATGGGTGCCAACTGTTTCATGACATTCCTTCTGGAAGAACTTCAGGGTTCAAG GTGGTTCGATATCATTCACTTGTAATAGATCCTGAATCTCTCCCAGAGGAACTCATTCCTATAGCTTGGACCTCTTCCAGCGATGCACTTTCTTTTCTTGAGACCCGTAAGTCTAACACTATCTCAGATGATTGTGAGAGTCAGATTGGATGTAGTAGGTCTGCAAAATCTTTTTTGGAATGTGAAAATGGAAGTCGCCGGCCTTTCGTCTTGTCTGACAAAAGCAAAAGAGTTATCATGGGCATCATGCACTCTTCCAGGCCACATTATGGTTTGCAG TTTCATCCAGAGAGTGTTGCTACACATTATGGGAGGCAAATATTCAGTAACTTTAGAAAGATAACAGAGGATTACTGGCTGAGATTGAGGCCATACACTG CACGCATGCAGGTACCCTGTGCCAGTCAACTGTTCAGAGAAGTTCCTAGAAGTAGGCATATAGTGAATAATGCAGGTGACCAATTATACAGAAAAGCTTCCCAAATTAGCCAATTAACACATAATGCATATAAGAAGAGTTATTCTGGTGTGTCCAACATGGTAAATATTTCCCATCCAAGCACTGATGTTAGATTTCTGAGACTTGAATGGAGGAAATTTGATCACTTGGCCAGCCAAGTTGGCGGGGCACAAAGTATATTTTGTGAATTGTTTGGACATCATAAAGCTGAAAACACCTTTTGGTTGGACAGTTCTTCAATAGAAAAG AAAAGAGCACGCTTTTCATTCATGGGGGGGAAAGGTGGGTCTCTTTGGAAGCAGTTGACATACAGATTATCTGATCAAAG TGATATGACTTTTAAAGGTGGAGGTTATTTATTGATTGAGGATGCTCATGGCTCTACCAAAAGCAAATGCTTGGAAGAAggttttcttgattttttgaaCAAG GAGCTTCTGTCCTTCCGTTACGAAGAGAAAGATTATGAAGGACTTCCCTTCGACTTTCATGGTGGATATATTGGTTATCTCGG GTATAACCTTAAAGCTGAATGCGGTGTTGTATCTAACCGCCACAAATCTAGGTCTCCAGATGCTTGCTTTTTCTTTGCTGATAATCTTCTTGTTGTTGATCACTACAATGATGATGTTTACATATTGTGTCTACGTGAGGAATGCACAGCCATGACATCATGGTTGGATAGTACGGAAGAGAAGCTTTTCAGCTTAAAACTGTCTGCGATAAGGCTAGAAGAGCAGAATTTCCAGGTTGCAAATTTTTCTCCATTTGAGGCAGGCTTTCGTGCTGAGAAATCAAGAGAGCAATATATGGAGGATGTCGAAAAGTCTCTGAGATACATCAAAGATGGAGAAAGCTATGAGTTATGTCTCACAACTCAGATTAGAAAAAGTATTGGGGAAATAGATTCCCTGGGACTTTACCTTCACCTAAGACAAAAAAACCCAGCACCATATGCTGCCTGGCTTAATTTTTCGAAGGAAAATTTATGTGTCTGCTGTTCCTCCCCTGAGAGGTTCCTTCGACTGGACAGAAATGGTACATTGGAAGCCAAGCCTATTAAGGGTACTGTGGCCCGTGGCGAGACAGTGGAGGATGATGAACAACGCAAGCTGCAACTGCAATATAG TGAAAAGGATCAGGCCGAGAATTTAATGATTGTTGATCTTCTAAGGAATGACCTTGGCCGTGTCTGCGAGCCTGGCTCTGTTCATGTGCCCCATCTTATGGATGTGGAATCATATGCGACTGTTCACACCATGGTGAGTACAATCCGTGGAAAAAAGAAGTCGGAGGTAAGTGTAGTTGACTGTGTGAGAGCTGCATTTCCAGGTGGCTCAATGACAGGTGCACCAAAGTTGAGATCAATGGAACTGCTCGATTGTCTTGAAAGCAGTTCACGAGGGATCTACTCGGGCTCCATTGGATTTTTCTCATATAACCAGACATTCGATCTGAATATCGTTATACGAACAGTAGTTGTGCATGAAGGTGAAGCTTCGATAGGAGCAGGAGGGGCCATTGTGGCTCTATCCAATCCAGAAGCCGAGTACGaagaaatgattttgaaaacacgaGCTCCGGCAAAGGCTGTGATGGAATTTCTCTAG
- the LOC109008979 gene encoding aminodeoxychorismate synthase, chloroplastic isoform X2 translates to MSFSLCSSSSELKYHCVEGLRHSNVNPPVSKPSVRVGNSTRRDNIQMSDRDPRKIAVSNHVMPGQLEGPYLLKKPLERPSEKLEYVRTLLIDNYDSYTYNIYQELSIVNGLPPVVVQNDEWTWKDVCHYLYEENAFDNIVISPGPGSPTCSADVGICLRLLLECRDIPILGVCLGHQALGYVHGAQVVHASEPVHGRLSEIQHNGCQLFHDIPSGRTSGFKVVRYHSLVIDPESLPEELIPIAWTSSSDALSFLETRKSNTISDDCESQIGCSRSAKSFLECENGSRRPFVLSDKSKRVIMGIMHSSRPHYGLQFHPESVATHYGRQIFSNFRKITEDYWLRLRPYTARMQVPCASQLFREVPRSRHIVNNAGDQLYRKASQISQLTHNAYKKSYSGVSNMVNISHPSTDVRFLRLEWRKFDHLASQVGGAQSIFCELFGHHKAENTFWLDSSSIEKKRARFSFMGGKGGSLWKQLTYRLSDQSDMTFKGGGYLLIEDAHGSTKSKCLEEGFLDFLNKELLSFRYEEKDYEGLPFDFHGGYIGYLGYNLKAECGVVSNRHKSRSPDACFFFADNLLVVDHYNDDVYILCLREECTAMTSWLDSTEEKLFSLKLSAIRLEEQNFQVANFSPFEAGFRAEKSREQYMEDVEKSLRYIKDGESYELCLTTQIRKSIGEIDSLGLYLHLRQKNPAPYAAWLNFSKENLCVCCSSPERFLRLDRNGTLEAKPIKGTVARGETVEDDEQRKLQLQYSEKDQAENLMIVDLLRNDLGRVCEPGSVHVPHLMDVESYATVHTMVSTIRGKKKSEVSVVDCVRAAFPGGSMTGAPKLRSMELLDCLESSSRGIYSGSIGFFSYNQTFDLNIVIRTVVVHEGEASIGAGGAIVALSNPEAEYEEMILKTRAPAKAVMEFL, encoded by the exons ATGAGTTTCTCTCTGTGTTCATCATCTTCCGAGCTAAAATATCACTGTGTTGAGGGACTGCGGCATTCAAATGTAAATCCACCAGTGTCCAAACCTTCTGTAAGGGTTGGTAATTCTACTAGAAGGGATAATATTCAAATGTCCGATCGTGATCCTAGGAAAATTGCTGTTTCAAACCACGTAATGCCAGGGCAATTAGAAGGACCATACCTTCTAAAGAAACCGCTAGAAAGGCCTAGTGAGAAGCTTGAGTATGTGAGGACATTGTTGATTGACAACTATGATAGCTACACATACAATATTTACCAGGAGTTATCTATTGTTAATGGgt TGCCTCCTGTGGTGGTGCAAAATGATGAATGGACTTGGAAGGATGTTTGCCACTACTTGTACGAGGAAAATgcatttgataatattgttatatcACCAGGACCTGGTTCTCCAACATGCTCGGCGGATGTAG GAATATGCCTTCGTTTGCTGCTTGAGTGCCGGGATATCCCCATTTTGGGTGTTTGCCTTGGACACCAG GCATTAGGTTATGTGCACGGTGCTCAAGTTGTCCATGCATCTGAACCAGTCCATGGACGTCTGAG TGAAATACAGCATAATGGGTGCCAACTGTTTCATGACATTCCTTCTGGAAGAACTTCAGGGTTCAAG GTGGTTCGATATCATTCACTTGTAATAGATCCTGAATCTCTCCCAGAGGAACTCATTCCTATAGCTTGGACCTCTTCCAGCGATGCACTTTCTTTTCTTGAGACCCGTAAGTCTAACACTATCTCAGATGATTGTGAGAGTCAGATTGGATGTAGTAGGTCTGCAAAATCTTTTTTGGAATGTGAAAATGGAAGTCGCCGGCCTTTCGTCTTGTCTGACAAAAGCAAAAGAGTTATCATGGGCATCATGCACTCTTCCAGGCCACATTATGGTTTGCAG TTTCATCCAGAGAGTGTTGCTACACATTATGGGAGGCAAATATTCAGTAACTTTAGAAAGATAACAGAGGATTACTGGCTGAGATTGAGGCCATACACTG CACGCATGCAGGTACCCTGTGCCAGTCAACTGTTCAGAGAAGTTCCTAGAAGTAGGCATATAGTGAATAATGCAGGTGACCAATTATACAGAAAAGCTTCCCAAATTAGCCAATTAACACATAATGCATATAAGAAGAGTTATTCTGGTGTGTCCAACATGGTAAATATTTCCCATCCAAGCACTGATGTTAGATTTCTGAGACTTGAATGGAGGAAATTTGATCACTTGGCCAGCCAAGTTGGCGGGGCACAAAGTATATTTTGTGAATTGTTTGGACATCATAAAGCTGAAAACACCTTTTGGTTGGACAGTTCTTCAATAGAAAAG AAAAGAGCACGCTTTTCATTCATGGGGGGGAAAGGTGGGTCTCTTTGGAAGCAGTTGACATACAGATTATCTGATCAAAG TGATATGACTTTTAAAGGTGGAGGTTATTTATTGATTGAGGATGCTCATGGCTCTACCAAAAGCAAATGCTTGGAAGAAggttttcttgattttttgaaCAAG GAGCTTCTGTCCTTCCGTTACGAAGAGAAAGATTATGAAGGACTTCCCTTCGACTTTCATGGTGGATATATTGGTTATCTCGG GTATAACCTTAAAGCTGAATGCGGTGTTGTATCTAACCGCCACAAATCTAGGTCTCCAGATGCTTGCTTTTTCTTTGCTGATAATCTTCTTGTTGTTGATCACTACAATGATGATGTTTACATATTGTGTCTACGTGAGGAATGCACAGCCATGACATCATGGTTGGATAGTACGGAAGAGAAGCTTTTCAGCTTAAAACTGTCTGCGATAAGGCTAGAAGAGCAGAATTTCCAGGTTGCAAATTTTTCTCCATTTGAGGCAGGCTTTCGTGCTGAGAAATCAAGAGAGCAATATATGGAGGATGTCGAAAAGTCTCTGAGATACATCAAAGATGGAGAAAGCTATGAGTTATGTCTCACAACTCAGATTAGAAAAAGTATTGGGGAAATAGATTCCCTGGGACTTTACCTTCACCTAAGACAAAAAAACCCAGCACCATATGCTGCCTGGCTTAATTTTTCGAAGGAAAATTTATGTGTCTGCTGTTCCTCCCCTGAGAGGTTCCTTCGACTGGACAGAAATGGTACATTGGAAGCCAAGCCTATTAAGGGTACTGTGGCCCGTGGCGAGACAGTGGAGGATGATGAACAACGCAAGCTGCAACTGCAATATAG TGAAAAGGATCAGGCCGAGAATTTAATGATTGTTGATCTTCTAAGGAATGACCTTGGCCGTGTCTGCGAGCCTGGCTCTGTTCATGTGCCCCATCTTATGGATGTGGAATCATATGCGACTGTTCACACCATGGTGAGTACAATCCGTGGAAAAAAGAAGTCGGAGGTAAGTGTAGTTGACTGTGTGAGAGCTGCATTTCCAGGTGGCTCAATGACAGGTGCACCAAAGTTGAGATCAATGGAACTGCTCGATTGTCTTGAAAGCAGTTCACGAGGGATCTACTCGGGCTCCATTGGATTTTTCTCATATAACCAGACATTCGATCTGAATATCGTTATACGAACAGTAGTTGTGCATGAAGGTGAAGCTTCGATAGGAGCAGGAGGGGCCATTGTGGCTCTATCCAATCCAGAAGCCGAGTACGaagaaatgattttgaaaacacgaGCTCCGGCAAAGGCTGTGATGGAATTTCTCTAG
- the LOC109008978 gene encoding chorismate synthase, chloroplastic-like gives MASSFLSTKPFLGSSITDDAFSGLRYLPSHLLRSPVHISIRTSTPKKLQIQAAGSTGGNYFRVTTFGESHGGGVGCVIDGCPPRLPLLESDMQFDLDRRRPGQSRITTPRKETDTCRILSGVSEGVTTGTPITVLVPNTDQRGHDYSEMSLAYRPSHADATYDMKYGVRAVQGGGRSSARETIGRVAAGAVAKKILKSLAGTEVLAYVSQVHKVVLPEDLVDHDTLTLDQIESNIVRCPDPEYAEKMINAIDAVRVRGESIGGVVTCIVRSCPRGLGSPVFDKLEAELAKAVMSLPATKGFEIGSGFAGTFLTGSEHNDEFFTDEHGRIRTRTNRSGGIQGGISNGEIIKMRIAFKPTATIGKKQHTVSRDKKEMELIARGRHDPCVVPRAVPMVEAVVALVLVDQLMAQYAQCNLFPINPDLQDPLFSPRLELELEPEPNNVPV, from the exons ATGGCTTCGTCCTTTCTCTCTACGAAGCCATTTCTCGGCTCCTCCATAACCGACGACGCCTTCTCTGGACTCCGTTACCTGCCCTCACATCTTCTTCGTTCCCCCGTACACATTTCCATCCGTACCTCTACCCCCAAGAAGCTCC AGATTCAGGCAGCTGGGAGTACGGGCGGGAATTATTTTCGCGTAACAACTTTTGGAGAATCGCATGGAGGTGGCGTCGGTTGTGTCATTGATGGATGCCCTCCTCGACTCCCCCTCTTAGAATCTGATATGCAATTTGATCTTGACAGAAG GAGGCCAGGTCAGAGTCGGATTACCACACCGAGGAAGGAGACTGATACCTGCCGAATACTTTCAGGCGTTTCTGAAG GAGTGACTACTGGAACACCAATCACCGTACTCGTACCCAATACTGATCAGAGAGGACAT GATTACAGCGAAATGTCATTGGCTTATCGGCCTTCTCATGCAGATGCAACTTATGACATGAAGTATGGTGTCAGAGCAGTACAA GGTGGTGGTAGATCTTCAGCAAGAGAAACAATTGGAAGGGTTGCTGCTGGGGCTGTTGCCAAAAAAATCCTCAAGAGCCTTGCAGGAACTGAG gTTCTTGCTTATGTCTCTCAAGTTCATAAGGTTGTACTTCCAGAGGATTTGGTTGATCACGATACACTGACACTTGATCAG ATTGAGAGTAATATTGTCAGGTGCCCAGATCCAGAATATGCTGAGAAGATGATTAATGCTATAGATGCTGTCCGTGTGAGAGGGGAATCCATTGGTGGTGTTGTCACTTGCATTGTGAGGAGTTGCCCACGT GGCCTTGGTTCTCCGGTCTTTGACAAACTCGAAGCTGAGCTTGCTAAAGCTGTTATGTCATTACCTGCAACAAAGGGCTTTGAGATTGGCAGTGGCTTTGCAG GTACTTTTTTGACTGGGAGTGAACATAATGATGAGTTTTTTACCGATGAACATGGAAGAATCCGAACCAGAACAAACCGCTCTGGTGGTATACAG GGAGGAATATCAAATGGGGAAATCATAAAGATGAGAATAGCTTTCAAGCCAACAGCTACCATAGGA AAGAAACAACATACAGTGAGTAGAGACAAAAAAGAGATGGAGCTAATAGCTCGCGGTCGTCATGATCCTTGTGTTGTCCCACGAG CTGTACCAATGGTGGAAGCTGTGGTAGCTCTGGTGCTTGTGGATCAACTGATGGCACAATATGCACAGTGTAATCTGTTTCCAATTAATCCAGATCTACAAGACCCCTTGTTTTCTCCGAGGCTTGAGCTTGAGCTTGAGCCTGAGCCAAACAACGTACCCGTATGA